One genomic window of Syngnathus acus chromosome 11, fSynAcu1.2, whole genome shotgun sequence includes the following:
- the LOC119130734 gene encoding cytoplasmic dynein 1 intermediate chain 1 isoform X4 — translation MSDKSDLKAELERKKQRLAQIREEKKRKEEERKKKEATQKAEIQQKTEATSEDSDLDRKRRETEALLQSIGISPEPPLVPNTLSPSKSMGTPSETESQDSADSGAAGRFRTLQWDTDPSVLQLQADSELGRRMQKLGASKITQVDFQPKELVLYSKETQTPHTAHVSEGEEEEEDEELMETKPGPGSEPRDEDDKENKEGWSFPVLRELTEEERQQIMHSSDFQNFFDCSIRVMERALAESGDIFFDYGGRALEDKEGDLAGGSSLCFTRLFYDDHWSKHRVVTCLDWSLQYPELLVASYNNNEDAPHDPDGVALVWNIKFKKATPEYIFHCQSPVVSVGFARFHPNLVVGGTYSGQIVLWDNRSHRRTPVQRTPLSAAAHTHPVYCVNVVGTQNANNLITVSTDGRMCSWSLDMLSQPQESMELVYNKSKAVAVTSMAFPTGDVNNYVVGSEEGTVYTASRHGSKAGICEMFEGHQGPVTGISCHNAVGTVDFSHLFITSSFDWTVKLWSTKQNKPLYSFEDNADYVYDVMWSPVHPAIFASVDGMGRLDLWNLNNDTEVPTASVTIEGASALNRVRWSSGGKEVAVGDSEGRVWVYDTGELSVAHSDDWTRFARTLMEIRANRADGEDEGPTELAS, via the exons ATGTCAGACAAAAGTGACCTAAAAGCAGAGCTGGAGCGCAAGAAGCAGCGCCTCGCCCAGATcagggaggagaaaaagagaaaagaagaggagaggaagaagaaagaggCAACCCAAAAA GCAGAGATCCAACAGAAGACGGAGGCGACCTCAGAGGACTCGGACTTGGACCGCAAGCGCCGGGAGACCGAGGCCTTGCTGCAGAGTATCGGCATTTCACCCGAGCCTCCTTTAG tgcCAAATACTTTATCCCCGTCCAAATCAATGGGCACGCCCAGTGAAACCGAGAGCCAGGATTCAGCTGATAGCGGGGCAGCAGGCAG ATTTAG GACCCTGCAGTGGGACACAGACCCCTCTGTGCTGCAGCTGCAAGCAGATTCTGAGCTTGG GCGGAGGATGCAGAAGCTGGGCGCCTCGAAGATCACGCAAGTTGATTTCCAGCCCAAAGAGTTGGTCTTGTACAGCAAGGAGACGCAAACGCCGCACACTGCCCATGTATCCGAAG gagaagaggaagaggaggatgaagagctGATGGAAACGAAACCAGGCCCCGGGTCGGAGCCGCGGGATGAAGACGACAAGGAAAATAAAGAAG GCT GGTCGTTCCCTGTGCTGCGGGAGCTGACGGAGGAGGAGAGGCAACAAATAATGCACTCGTCCGACTTCCAGAATTTTTTCGACTGCAGCATCCGGGTGATGGAGAGAGCTCTGGCGGAAAGCGGCGACATCTTTTTTGACTACGGTGGTCGCGCCCTAGAAGACAAGGAAGG AGATCTGGCTGGAGGCTCCAGTTTGTGCTTCACCAGACTTTTCTACGATGACCATTGGTCCAAACATCGCGTTGTCACCTGTCTCGACTGGTCCCTTCAG TATCCCGAGTTGCTTGTTGCCTCCTACAACAACAACGAAGACGCCCCCCACGACCCGGACGGTGTTGCCCTGGTATGGAacatcaaattcaaaaaagcCACGCCAGAGTACATCTTCCACTGTCAG TCTCCAGTGGTGTCGGTAGGTTTCGCCAGGTTTCATCCCaacctggtggtggggggcACCTACTCGGGTCAGATCGTCCTGTGGGACAATCGCAGTCACAGACGGACACCGGTGCAGAGGACTCCCCTGTCGGCTGCTGCGCACACC CACCCCGTGTACTGCGTCAACGTGGTTGGCACCCAGAATGCCAACAACCTGATCACCGTGTCTACAGACGGAAGGATGTGCTCCTGGAGTCTGGACATGCTTTCTCAGCCTCAG GAAAGCATGGAACTGGTGTATAATAAATCCAAAGCGGTGGCAGTGACCAGCATGGCCTTCCCGACGGGAGACGTCAACAACTACGTGGTGGGGAGTGAGGAGGGCACTGTGTACACTGCGTCCAGACACGGCAG caAGGCAGGGATCTGTGAGATGTTCGAGGGCCACCAGGGGCCCGTGACAGGGATCAGTTGTCACAACGCCGTGGGCACTGTGGACTTTTCCCATCTTTTCATCACGTCCTCCTTTGACTGGACGGTCAAACTTTGGAGCACCAAG CAAAACAAGCCTCTGTACTCTTTTGAGGACAATGCCGACTACGTCTATGATGTCATGTGGTCGCCCGTGCACCCGGCAATCTTCGCCTCCGTGGACGGCATGGGCCGCCTCGACCTATGGAACCTCAACAACGACACGGAG GTACCAACGGCCAGTGTGACAATCGAAGGTGCGTCGGCCCTCAACAGAGTGCGCTGGTCATCTGGAGGGAAGGAAGTGGCCGTGGGCGACTCGGAGGGACGAGTTTGGGTCTACGATACTGGAGAG CTGTCGGTAGCCCACAGTGACGACTGGACACGCTTCGCACGTACGCTGATGGAGATCCGTGCTAACCGTGCGGACGGCGAAGACGAGGGACCTACGGAGCTGGCTTCATAG
- the LOC119130734 gene encoding cytoplasmic dynein 1 intermediate chain 1 isoform X5 yields MSDKSDLKAELERKKQRLAQIREEKKRKEEERKKKEATQKAEIQQKTEATSEDSDLDRKRRETEALLQSIGISPEPPLVPNTLSPSKSMGTPSETESQDSADSGAAGRTLQWDTDPSVLQLQADSELGRRMQKLGASKITQVDFQPKELVLYSKETQTPHTAHVSEGEEEEEDEELMETKPGPGSEPRDEDDKENKEGWSFPVLRELTEEERQQIMHSSDFQNFFDCSIRVMERALAESGDIFFDYGGRALEDKEGDLAGGSSLCFTRLFYDDHWSKHRVVTCLDWSLQYPELLVASYNNNEDAPHDPDGVALVWNIKFKKATPEYIFHCQSPVVSVGFARFHPNLVVGGTYSGQIVLWDNRSHRRTPVQRTPLSAAAHTHPVYCVNVVGTQNANNLITVSTDGRMCSWSLDMLSQPQESMELVYNKSKAVAVTSMAFPTGDVNNYVVGSEEGTVYTASRHGSKAGICEMFEGHQGPVTGISCHNAVGTVDFSHLFITSSFDWTVKLWSTKQNKPLYSFEDNADYVYDVMWSPVHPAIFASVDGMGRLDLWNLNNDTEVPTASVTIEGASALNRVRWSSGGKEVAVGDSEGRVWVYDTGELSVAHSDDWTRFARTLMEIRANRADGEDEGPTELAS; encoded by the exons ATGTCAGACAAAAGTGACCTAAAAGCAGAGCTGGAGCGCAAGAAGCAGCGCCTCGCCCAGATcagggaggagaaaaagagaaaagaagaggagaggaagaagaaagaggCAACCCAAAAA GCAGAGATCCAACAGAAGACGGAGGCGACCTCAGAGGACTCGGACTTGGACCGCAAGCGCCGGGAGACCGAGGCCTTGCTGCAGAGTATCGGCATTTCACCCGAGCCTCCTTTAG tgcCAAATACTTTATCCCCGTCCAAATCAATGGGCACGCCCAGTGAAACCGAGAGCCAGGATTCAGCTGATAGCGGGGCAGCAGGCAG GACCCTGCAGTGGGACACAGACCCCTCTGTGCTGCAGCTGCAAGCAGATTCTGAGCTTGG GCGGAGGATGCAGAAGCTGGGCGCCTCGAAGATCACGCAAGTTGATTTCCAGCCCAAAGAGTTGGTCTTGTACAGCAAGGAGACGCAAACGCCGCACACTGCCCATGTATCCGAAG gagaagaggaagaggaggatgaagagctGATGGAAACGAAACCAGGCCCCGGGTCGGAGCCGCGGGATGAAGACGACAAGGAAAATAAAGAAG GCT GGTCGTTCCCTGTGCTGCGGGAGCTGACGGAGGAGGAGAGGCAACAAATAATGCACTCGTCCGACTTCCAGAATTTTTTCGACTGCAGCATCCGGGTGATGGAGAGAGCTCTGGCGGAAAGCGGCGACATCTTTTTTGACTACGGTGGTCGCGCCCTAGAAGACAAGGAAGG AGATCTGGCTGGAGGCTCCAGTTTGTGCTTCACCAGACTTTTCTACGATGACCATTGGTCCAAACATCGCGTTGTCACCTGTCTCGACTGGTCCCTTCAG TATCCCGAGTTGCTTGTTGCCTCCTACAACAACAACGAAGACGCCCCCCACGACCCGGACGGTGTTGCCCTGGTATGGAacatcaaattcaaaaaagcCACGCCAGAGTACATCTTCCACTGTCAG TCTCCAGTGGTGTCGGTAGGTTTCGCCAGGTTTCATCCCaacctggtggtggggggcACCTACTCGGGTCAGATCGTCCTGTGGGACAATCGCAGTCACAGACGGACACCGGTGCAGAGGACTCCCCTGTCGGCTGCTGCGCACACC CACCCCGTGTACTGCGTCAACGTGGTTGGCACCCAGAATGCCAACAACCTGATCACCGTGTCTACAGACGGAAGGATGTGCTCCTGGAGTCTGGACATGCTTTCTCAGCCTCAG GAAAGCATGGAACTGGTGTATAATAAATCCAAAGCGGTGGCAGTGACCAGCATGGCCTTCCCGACGGGAGACGTCAACAACTACGTGGTGGGGAGTGAGGAGGGCACTGTGTACACTGCGTCCAGACACGGCAG caAGGCAGGGATCTGTGAGATGTTCGAGGGCCACCAGGGGCCCGTGACAGGGATCAGTTGTCACAACGCCGTGGGCACTGTGGACTTTTCCCATCTTTTCATCACGTCCTCCTTTGACTGGACGGTCAAACTTTGGAGCACCAAG CAAAACAAGCCTCTGTACTCTTTTGAGGACAATGCCGACTACGTCTATGATGTCATGTGGTCGCCCGTGCACCCGGCAATCTTCGCCTCCGTGGACGGCATGGGCCGCCTCGACCTATGGAACCTCAACAACGACACGGAG GTACCAACGGCCAGTGTGACAATCGAAGGTGCGTCGGCCCTCAACAGAGTGCGCTGGTCATCTGGAGGGAAGGAAGTGGCCGTGGGCGACTCGGAGGGACGAGTTTGGGTCTACGATACTGGAGAG CTGTCGGTAGCCCACAGTGACGACTGGACACGCTTCGCACGTACGCTGATGGAGATCCGTGCTAACCGTGCGGACGGCGAAGACGAGGGACCTACGGAGCTGGCTTCATAG
- the LOC119130734 gene encoding cytoplasmic dynein 1 intermediate chain 1 isoform X1, whose protein sequence is MSDKSDLKAELERKKQRLAQIREEKKRKEEERKKKEATQKAEIQQKTEATSEDSDLDRKRRETEALLQSIGISPEPPLVPNTLSPSKSMGTPSETESQDSADSGAAGRFRSGFSKSKSEVQSLRTLQWDTDPSVLQLQADSELGRRMQKLGASKITQVDFQPKELVLYSKETQTPHTAHVSEGEEEEEDEELMETKPGPGSEPRDEDDKENKEGWSFPVLRELTEEERQQIMHSSDFQNFFDCSIRVMERALAESGDIFFDYGGRALEDKEGDLAGGSSLCFTRLFYDDHWSKHRVVTCLDWSLQYPELLVASYNNNEDAPHDPDGVALVWNIKFKKATPEYIFHCQSPVVSVGFARFHPNLVVGGTYSGQIVLWDNRSHRRTPVQRTPLSAAAHTHPVYCVNVVGTQNANNLITVSTDGRMCSWSLDMLSQPQESMELVYNKSKAVAVTSMAFPTGDVNNYVVGSEEGTVYTASRHGSKAGICEMFEGHQGPVTGISCHNAVGTVDFSHLFITSSFDWTVKLWSTKQNKPLYSFEDNADYVYDVMWSPVHPAIFASVDGMGRLDLWNLNNDTEVPTASVTIEGASALNRVRWSSGGKEVAVGDSEGRVWVYDTGELSVAHSDDWTRFARTLMEIRANRADGEDEGPTELAS, encoded by the exons ATGTCAGACAAAAGTGACCTAAAAGCAGAGCTGGAGCGCAAGAAGCAGCGCCTCGCCCAGATcagggaggagaaaaagagaaaagaagaggagaggaagaagaaagaggCAACCCAAAAA GCAGAGATCCAACAGAAGACGGAGGCGACCTCAGAGGACTCGGACTTGGACCGCAAGCGCCGGGAGACCGAGGCCTTGCTGCAGAGTATCGGCATTTCACCCGAGCCTCCTTTAG tgcCAAATACTTTATCCCCGTCCAAATCAATGGGCACGCCCAGTGAAACCGAGAGCCAGGATTCAGCTGATAGCGGGGCAGCAGGCAG ATTTAG GTCAGGTTTCTCAAAAAGCAAGTCGGAGGTACAAAGCTTAAG GACCCTGCAGTGGGACACAGACCCCTCTGTGCTGCAGCTGCAAGCAGATTCTGAGCTTGG GCGGAGGATGCAGAAGCTGGGCGCCTCGAAGATCACGCAAGTTGATTTCCAGCCCAAAGAGTTGGTCTTGTACAGCAAGGAGACGCAAACGCCGCACACTGCCCATGTATCCGAAG gagaagaggaagaggaggatgaagagctGATGGAAACGAAACCAGGCCCCGGGTCGGAGCCGCGGGATGAAGACGACAAGGAAAATAAAGAAG GCT GGTCGTTCCCTGTGCTGCGGGAGCTGACGGAGGAGGAGAGGCAACAAATAATGCACTCGTCCGACTTCCAGAATTTTTTCGACTGCAGCATCCGGGTGATGGAGAGAGCTCTGGCGGAAAGCGGCGACATCTTTTTTGACTACGGTGGTCGCGCCCTAGAAGACAAGGAAGG AGATCTGGCTGGAGGCTCCAGTTTGTGCTTCACCAGACTTTTCTACGATGACCATTGGTCCAAACATCGCGTTGTCACCTGTCTCGACTGGTCCCTTCAG TATCCCGAGTTGCTTGTTGCCTCCTACAACAACAACGAAGACGCCCCCCACGACCCGGACGGTGTTGCCCTGGTATGGAacatcaaattcaaaaaagcCACGCCAGAGTACATCTTCCACTGTCAG TCTCCAGTGGTGTCGGTAGGTTTCGCCAGGTTTCATCCCaacctggtggtggggggcACCTACTCGGGTCAGATCGTCCTGTGGGACAATCGCAGTCACAGACGGACACCGGTGCAGAGGACTCCCCTGTCGGCTGCTGCGCACACC CACCCCGTGTACTGCGTCAACGTGGTTGGCACCCAGAATGCCAACAACCTGATCACCGTGTCTACAGACGGAAGGATGTGCTCCTGGAGTCTGGACATGCTTTCTCAGCCTCAG GAAAGCATGGAACTGGTGTATAATAAATCCAAAGCGGTGGCAGTGACCAGCATGGCCTTCCCGACGGGAGACGTCAACAACTACGTGGTGGGGAGTGAGGAGGGCACTGTGTACACTGCGTCCAGACACGGCAG caAGGCAGGGATCTGTGAGATGTTCGAGGGCCACCAGGGGCCCGTGACAGGGATCAGTTGTCACAACGCCGTGGGCACTGTGGACTTTTCCCATCTTTTCATCACGTCCTCCTTTGACTGGACGGTCAAACTTTGGAGCACCAAG CAAAACAAGCCTCTGTACTCTTTTGAGGACAATGCCGACTACGTCTATGATGTCATGTGGTCGCCCGTGCACCCGGCAATCTTCGCCTCCGTGGACGGCATGGGCCGCCTCGACCTATGGAACCTCAACAACGACACGGAG GTACCAACGGCCAGTGTGACAATCGAAGGTGCGTCGGCCCTCAACAGAGTGCGCTGGTCATCTGGAGGGAAGGAAGTGGCCGTGGGCGACTCGGAGGGACGAGTTTGGGTCTACGATACTGGAGAG CTGTCGGTAGCCCACAGTGACGACTGGACACGCTTCGCACGTACGCTGATGGAGATCCGTGCTAACCGTGCGGACGGCGAAGACGAGGGACCTACGGAGCTGGCTTCATAG
- the LOC119130734 gene encoding cytoplasmic dynein 1 intermediate chain 1 isoform X2, translating to MSDKSDLKAELERKKQRLAQIREEKKRKEEERKKKEATQKAEIQQKTEATSEDSDLDRKRRETEALLQSIGISPEPPLVPNTLSPSKSMGTPSETESQDSADSGAAGRFRSGFSKSKSEVQSLRTLQWDTDPSVLQLQADSELGRRMQKLGASKITQVDFQPKELVLYSKETQTPHTAHVSEGEEEEEDEELMETKPGPGSEPRDEDDKENKEGSFPVLRELTEEERQQIMHSSDFQNFFDCSIRVMERALAESGDIFFDYGGRALEDKEGDLAGGSSLCFTRLFYDDHWSKHRVVTCLDWSLQYPELLVASYNNNEDAPHDPDGVALVWNIKFKKATPEYIFHCQSPVVSVGFARFHPNLVVGGTYSGQIVLWDNRSHRRTPVQRTPLSAAAHTHPVYCVNVVGTQNANNLITVSTDGRMCSWSLDMLSQPQESMELVYNKSKAVAVTSMAFPTGDVNNYVVGSEEGTVYTASRHGSKAGICEMFEGHQGPVTGISCHNAVGTVDFSHLFITSSFDWTVKLWSTKQNKPLYSFEDNADYVYDVMWSPVHPAIFASVDGMGRLDLWNLNNDTEVPTASVTIEGASALNRVRWSSGGKEVAVGDSEGRVWVYDTGELSVAHSDDWTRFARTLMEIRANRADGEDEGPTELAS from the exons ATGTCAGACAAAAGTGACCTAAAAGCAGAGCTGGAGCGCAAGAAGCAGCGCCTCGCCCAGATcagggaggagaaaaagagaaaagaagaggagaggaagaagaaagaggCAACCCAAAAA GCAGAGATCCAACAGAAGACGGAGGCGACCTCAGAGGACTCGGACTTGGACCGCAAGCGCCGGGAGACCGAGGCCTTGCTGCAGAGTATCGGCATTTCACCCGAGCCTCCTTTAG tgcCAAATACTTTATCCCCGTCCAAATCAATGGGCACGCCCAGTGAAACCGAGAGCCAGGATTCAGCTGATAGCGGGGCAGCAGGCAG ATTTAG GTCAGGTTTCTCAAAAAGCAAGTCGGAGGTACAAAGCTTAAG GACCCTGCAGTGGGACACAGACCCCTCTGTGCTGCAGCTGCAAGCAGATTCTGAGCTTGG GCGGAGGATGCAGAAGCTGGGCGCCTCGAAGATCACGCAAGTTGATTTCCAGCCCAAAGAGTTGGTCTTGTACAGCAAGGAGACGCAAACGCCGCACACTGCCCATGTATCCGAAG gagaagaggaagaggaggatgaagagctGATGGAAACGAAACCAGGCCCCGGGTCGGAGCCGCGGGATGAAGACGACAAGGAAAATAAAGAAG GGTCGTTCCCTGTGCTGCGGGAGCTGACGGAGGAGGAGAGGCAACAAATAATGCACTCGTCCGACTTCCAGAATTTTTTCGACTGCAGCATCCGGGTGATGGAGAGAGCTCTGGCGGAAAGCGGCGACATCTTTTTTGACTACGGTGGTCGCGCCCTAGAAGACAAGGAAGG AGATCTGGCTGGAGGCTCCAGTTTGTGCTTCACCAGACTTTTCTACGATGACCATTGGTCCAAACATCGCGTTGTCACCTGTCTCGACTGGTCCCTTCAG TATCCCGAGTTGCTTGTTGCCTCCTACAACAACAACGAAGACGCCCCCCACGACCCGGACGGTGTTGCCCTGGTATGGAacatcaaattcaaaaaagcCACGCCAGAGTACATCTTCCACTGTCAG TCTCCAGTGGTGTCGGTAGGTTTCGCCAGGTTTCATCCCaacctggtggtggggggcACCTACTCGGGTCAGATCGTCCTGTGGGACAATCGCAGTCACAGACGGACACCGGTGCAGAGGACTCCCCTGTCGGCTGCTGCGCACACC CACCCCGTGTACTGCGTCAACGTGGTTGGCACCCAGAATGCCAACAACCTGATCACCGTGTCTACAGACGGAAGGATGTGCTCCTGGAGTCTGGACATGCTTTCTCAGCCTCAG GAAAGCATGGAACTGGTGTATAATAAATCCAAAGCGGTGGCAGTGACCAGCATGGCCTTCCCGACGGGAGACGTCAACAACTACGTGGTGGGGAGTGAGGAGGGCACTGTGTACACTGCGTCCAGACACGGCAG caAGGCAGGGATCTGTGAGATGTTCGAGGGCCACCAGGGGCCCGTGACAGGGATCAGTTGTCACAACGCCGTGGGCACTGTGGACTTTTCCCATCTTTTCATCACGTCCTCCTTTGACTGGACGGTCAAACTTTGGAGCACCAAG CAAAACAAGCCTCTGTACTCTTTTGAGGACAATGCCGACTACGTCTATGATGTCATGTGGTCGCCCGTGCACCCGGCAATCTTCGCCTCCGTGGACGGCATGGGCCGCCTCGACCTATGGAACCTCAACAACGACACGGAG GTACCAACGGCCAGTGTGACAATCGAAGGTGCGTCGGCCCTCAACAGAGTGCGCTGGTCATCTGGAGGGAAGGAAGTGGCCGTGGGCGACTCGGAGGGACGAGTTTGGGTCTACGATACTGGAGAG CTGTCGGTAGCCCACAGTGACGACTGGACACGCTTCGCACGTACGCTGATGGAGATCCGTGCTAACCGTGCGGACGGCGAAGACGAGGGACCTACGGAGCTGGCTTCATAG
- the LOC119130734 gene encoding cytoplasmic dynein 1 intermediate chain 1 isoform X3 — MSDKSDLKAELERKKQRLAQIREEKKRKEEERKKKEATQKAEIQQKTEATSEDSDLDRKRRETEALLQSIGISPEPPLVPNTLSPSKSMGTPSETESQDSADSGAAGRSGFSKSKSEVQSLRTLQWDTDPSVLQLQADSELGRRMQKLGASKITQVDFQPKELVLYSKETQTPHTAHVSEGEEEEEDEELMETKPGPGSEPRDEDDKENKEGWSFPVLRELTEEERQQIMHSSDFQNFFDCSIRVMERALAESGDIFFDYGGRALEDKEGDLAGGSSLCFTRLFYDDHWSKHRVVTCLDWSLQYPELLVASYNNNEDAPHDPDGVALVWNIKFKKATPEYIFHCQSPVVSVGFARFHPNLVVGGTYSGQIVLWDNRSHRRTPVQRTPLSAAAHTHPVYCVNVVGTQNANNLITVSTDGRMCSWSLDMLSQPQESMELVYNKSKAVAVTSMAFPTGDVNNYVVGSEEGTVYTASRHGSKAGICEMFEGHQGPVTGISCHNAVGTVDFSHLFITSSFDWTVKLWSTKQNKPLYSFEDNADYVYDVMWSPVHPAIFASVDGMGRLDLWNLNNDTEVPTASVTIEGASALNRVRWSSGGKEVAVGDSEGRVWVYDTGELSVAHSDDWTRFARTLMEIRANRADGEDEGPTELAS; from the exons ATGTCAGACAAAAGTGACCTAAAAGCAGAGCTGGAGCGCAAGAAGCAGCGCCTCGCCCAGATcagggaggagaaaaagagaaaagaagaggagaggaagaagaaagaggCAACCCAAAAA GCAGAGATCCAACAGAAGACGGAGGCGACCTCAGAGGACTCGGACTTGGACCGCAAGCGCCGGGAGACCGAGGCCTTGCTGCAGAGTATCGGCATTTCACCCGAGCCTCCTTTAG tgcCAAATACTTTATCCCCGTCCAAATCAATGGGCACGCCCAGTGAAACCGAGAGCCAGGATTCAGCTGATAGCGGGGCAGCAGGCAG GTCAGGTTTCTCAAAAAGCAAGTCGGAGGTACAAAGCTTAAG GACCCTGCAGTGGGACACAGACCCCTCTGTGCTGCAGCTGCAAGCAGATTCTGAGCTTGG GCGGAGGATGCAGAAGCTGGGCGCCTCGAAGATCACGCAAGTTGATTTCCAGCCCAAAGAGTTGGTCTTGTACAGCAAGGAGACGCAAACGCCGCACACTGCCCATGTATCCGAAG gagaagaggaagaggaggatgaagagctGATGGAAACGAAACCAGGCCCCGGGTCGGAGCCGCGGGATGAAGACGACAAGGAAAATAAAGAAG GCT GGTCGTTCCCTGTGCTGCGGGAGCTGACGGAGGAGGAGAGGCAACAAATAATGCACTCGTCCGACTTCCAGAATTTTTTCGACTGCAGCATCCGGGTGATGGAGAGAGCTCTGGCGGAAAGCGGCGACATCTTTTTTGACTACGGTGGTCGCGCCCTAGAAGACAAGGAAGG AGATCTGGCTGGAGGCTCCAGTTTGTGCTTCACCAGACTTTTCTACGATGACCATTGGTCCAAACATCGCGTTGTCACCTGTCTCGACTGGTCCCTTCAG TATCCCGAGTTGCTTGTTGCCTCCTACAACAACAACGAAGACGCCCCCCACGACCCGGACGGTGTTGCCCTGGTATGGAacatcaaattcaaaaaagcCACGCCAGAGTACATCTTCCACTGTCAG TCTCCAGTGGTGTCGGTAGGTTTCGCCAGGTTTCATCCCaacctggtggtggggggcACCTACTCGGGTCAGATCGTCCTGTGGGACAATCGCAGTCACAGACGGACACCGGTGCAGAGGACTCCCCTGTCGGCTGCTGCGCACACC CACCCCGTGTACTGCGTCAACGTGGTTGGCACCCAGAATGCCAACAACCTGATCACCGTGTCTACAGACGGAAGGATGTGCTCCTGGAGTCTGGACATGCTTTCTCAGCCTCAG GAAAGCATGGAACTGGTGTATAATAAATCCAAAGCGGTGGCAGTGACCAGCATGGCCTTCCCGACGGGAGACGTCAACAACTACGTGGTGGGGAGTGAGGAGGGCACTGTGTACACTGCGTCCAGACACGGCAG caAGGCAGGGATCTGTGAGATGTTCGAGGGCCACCAGGGGCCCGTGACAGGGATCAGTTGTCACAACGCCGTGGGCACTGTGGACTTTTCCCATCTTTTCATCACGTCCTCCTTTGACTGGACGGTCAAACTTTGGAGCACCAAG CAAAACAAGCCTCTGTACTCTTTTGAGGACAATGCCGACTACGTCTATGATGTCATGTGGTCGCCCGTGCACCCGGCAATCTTCGCCTCCGTGGACGGCATGGGCCGCCTCGACCTATGGAACCTCAACAACGACACGGAG GTACCAACGGCCAGTGTGACAATCGAAGGTGCGTCGGCCCTCAACAGAGTGCGCTGGTCATCTGGAGGGAAGGAAGTGGCCGTGGGCGACTCGGAGGGACGAGTTTGGGTCTACGATACTGGAGAG CTGTCGGTAGCCCACAGTGACGACTGGACACGCTTCGCACGTACGCTGATGGAGATCCGTGCTAACCGTGCGGACGGCGAAGACGAGGGACCTACGGAGCTGGCTTCATAG